In the Brucella anthropi ATCC 49188 genome, one interval contains:
- the trkA gene encoding Trk system potassium transporter TrkA: MRVIVCGAGQVGYGIAERLAAEENDVSVIDTSARHVEIVRDTLDVRGFVGHGSQPDVLAAAGADEADMIIAVTLSDEVNMVACQVAHSVFNVPTKIARIRAQSYLKAEYQDLFLRENLPIDVIISPELEVGEVVLRRIALQGATDVLRFADDKIIGLAIECLDECPVINTPLKQLTDLFPDLAATVVGVVRNDSLFIPRSSDELNAGDLAYVVTTREQVRRTLALFGHEKPEASRIVIAGGGNIGLYVAKAIEDRKWNTRVKMIESEHDRAFAIADQLKRTMVLHGSALDQNLLQEADIQDADLMVALTNQDQVNILSSIMAKRLGCKSNMALLNTVAYQDFTHMVGIDAYINPKAVTISKILQHVRRGRIRAVYSVYRDMAELIEAEALETSSLVGAPLRDLDLPEGLRIGAIYRDGQVIRPNGDVRIKPKDRVVIFATSDAVKHVEQMFRVSLEFF; the protein is encoded by the coding sequence ATGCGGGTAATCGTTTGCGGAGCAGGGCAAGTCGGATACGGCATCGCCGAGCGGCTTGCCGCCGAAGAGAACGATGTCTCTGTCATCGATACATCCGCACGCCATGTCGAGATCGTGCGCGACACACTTGATGTGCGGGGATTTGTCGGTCACGGGTCGCAGCCCGATGTGCTTGCGGCTGCGGGCGCAGACGAAGCGGATATGATCATTGCCGTCACATTGTCCGACGAGGTCAATATGGTGGCCTGTCAGGTGGCGCACTCGGTGTTCAACGTGCCAACCAAGATTGCCCGCATCCGTGCGCAATCCTATCTCAAGGCCGAGTATCAGGACCTGTTCCTGCGCGAAAACCTGCCAATCGATGTTATCATTTCGCCTGAACTGGAAGTGGGCGAGGTGGTTCTGCGACGCATCGCGTTGCAGGGCGCGACAGACGTGTTGCGCTTCGCGGACGACAAGATCATCGGTCTCGCGATCGAATGTCTTGATGAATGTCCGGTCATCAATACGCCGCTGAAACAGCTGACTGATCTGTTTCCCGATCTTGCAGCGACTGTCGTTGGCGTGGTGCGCAATGATAGCCTGTTCATCCCGCGCTCATCCGACGAGCTGAACGCGGGCGATCTGGCCTATGTCGTGACAACGCGCGAGCAGGTTCGCCGCACGCTTGCCTTGTTCGGGCACGAGAAACCGGAAGCCAGCCGCATCGTTATTGCAGGCGGCGGCAATATTGGTCTCTACGTGGCCAAGGCCATCGAGGACCGCAAGTGGAATACGCGCGTCAAGATGATCGAGAGCGAGCATGATCGTGCGTTCGCGATTGCCGATCAGCTGAAGCGCACCATGGTTCTGCATGGCAGCGCGCTGGACCAGAATCTCCTGCAGGAAGCCGATATTCAGGATGCCGACCTGATGGTGGCACTGACCAATCAGGATCAAGTCAATATCCTGTCGAGCATCATGGCCAAACGTCTGGGCTGCAAGTCCAACATGGCCCTGCTTAATACGGTCGCCTATCAGGATTTTACCCACATGGTGGGGATCGATGCCTACATCAATCCGAAGGCGGTCACGATCTCGAAAATCCTGCAGCATGTGCGCCGGGGCCGCATCCGGGCGGTCTACAGTGTCTATCGCGATATGGCCGAACTGATCGAAGCCGAGGCGCTGGAAACGTCATCGCTCGTCGGTGCGCCGCTGCGCGATCTCGACTTGCCGGAAGGCTTGCGAATCGGGGCAATCTATCGCGACGGGCAGGTGATCCGCCCCAATGGCGATGTGCGGATCAAGCCTAAGGATCGTGTCGTCATTTTCGCAACGTCTGACGCCGTAAAGCATGTGGAGCAGATGTTCCGCGTCAGTCTGGAGTTCTTCTGA
- the ntrX gene encoding nitrogen assimilation response regulator NtrX has product MAADILVVDDEADIRELVAGILSDEGHETRTAFDADSALAAINDRVPRLVFLDIWLQGSRLDGLALLDEIKKQHPELPVVMISGHGNIETAVSAIRRGAYDFIEKPFKADRLILVAERALETSKLKREVSNLRKRTGDHLELIGASLVLNQLRQTIERVAPTNSRIMITGPSGAGKELAARAIHAQSSRASGPFVTVNAATITPERMEIELFGTEMDGGERKVGALEEAHGGILYLDEVADMPRETQNKILRVLVDQQFERVGGTKRVKVDVRIISSTAQNLEGMIAEGTFREDLFHRLSVVPVQVPPLASRREDIPSLVDYFMKQIAEQAGIKPRKIGPDAMAVLQAHSWPGNLRQLRNNVERLMILARGDDPEEPVTADLLPAEIGDTLPRAPTESDQHIMALPLREARERFEKEYLIAQINRFGGNISRTAEFVGMERSALHRKLKSLGV; this is encoded by the coding sequence ATGGCTGCCGATATTCTTGTAGTTGATGACGAAGCGGATATCCGGGAACTTGTTGCAGGCATCCTGAGCGATGAAGGCCATGAAACCCGCACGGCTTTCGATGCGGACAGCGCGCTCGCAGCGATCAACGATCGCGTTCCCCGGCTGGTTTTCCTGGATATCTGGCTGCAGGGCAGCCGTCTGGATGGTCTGGCGCTGCTCGATGAAATCAAGAAGCAGCACCCCGAACTGCCGGTGGTGATGATTTCCGGTCACGGCAACATCGAAACGGCGGTGTCTGCCATCCGGCGCGGCGCTTACGATTTCATCGAAAAGCCGTTCAAGGCTGATCGTCTGATCCTCGTTGCGGAACGGGCGCTTGAAACCTCGAAGCTGAAGCGCGAAGTCTCGAACTTGCGCAAACGTACTGGCGACCATCTGGAATTGATCGGTGCATCACTGGTGTTGAACCAGCTGCGCCAGACCATTGAACGCGTGGCGCCAACCAACAGCCGCATCATGATCACTGGCCCGTCGGGTGCGGGCAAGGAACTTGCCGCGCGTGCCATCCATGCGCAGTCGAGCCGCGCCAGTGGACCGTTCGTGACCGTTAATGCCGCAACCATCACGCCAGAGCGGATGGAGATCGAGCTTTTCGGCACAGAGATGGACGGCGGCGAGCGCAAGGTTGGCGCTCTGGAAGAAGCCCATGGCGGTATTCTCTATCTCGATGAAGTTGCGGATATGCCGCGCGAGACGCAAAACAAGATTCTGCGTGTGCTTGTCGACCAGCAGTTTGAGCGCGTTGGCGGCACCAAGCGCGTGAAGGTGGATGTGCGTATCATCTCCTCGACGGCACAGAACCTCGAAGGCATGATTGCGGAAGGCACGTTCCGCGAAGACCTGTTCCACCGTCTGTCGGTTGTCCCTGTGCAGGTGCCGCCGCTTGCATCCCGGCGCGAGGATATTCCGTCTCTGGTTGATTACTTCATGAAGCAGATTGCCGAACAGGCTGGCATCAAGCCGCGCAAGATCGGGCCAGACGCGATGGCGGTTCTGCAGGCGCATAGCTGGCCGGGCAATCTTCGCCAGCTTCGCAACAATGTCGAACGCCTGATGATTCTGGCACGTGGCGACGATCCCGAAGAGCCCGTGACAGCCGATCTTTTGCCGGCTGAGATCGGCGACACCCTGCCACGCGCACCAACGGAATCCGACCAGCACATCATGGCGCTTCCGTTGCGCGAGGCGCGCGAGCGTTTCGAGAAGGAATATCTGATCGCCCAGATCAACCGGTTCGGCGGCAATATTTCGCGCACGGCGGAGTTCGTTGGCATGGAGCGTTCGGCGCTGCATCGCAAACTGAAGTCTCTGGGCGTATAA
- a CDS encoding lipoate--protein ligase family protein: MHGEYKVHGGKLVVVDLDVRDGRLSNVQVAGDFFLEPDEALEDIRNAVEGLSADASSEQIADAVRAGLRPEAMMLGFSPEAVAIAVRRALGVARTWRDFEWQIVEMPAVSPAMHLALDEVLAQEVAAGRRAPTLRFWEWERPAIIIGAFQSLRNEVDMDATREFGVETVRRVTGGGAMFVEPGSTITYSLYAPGELVGDMSFADSYAFLDDWVLKALNSLGIDAFYKPLNDISSSKGKIGGAAQKRFSKGTVLHHVTMAYDMDAEKMVKVLRIGREKLSDKGTASAVKRVDPVRSQTGLPREEVIKRMKDMFVSLNGGVSSKITPEEYAAAEKLAVEKFSTQQWLRNIP; encoded by the coding sequence ATGCACGGCGAATACAAAGTCCACGGCGGAAAACTTGTCGTTGTCGATCTGGATGTTCGTGACGGGCGTCTGAGCAATGTGCAGGTGGCGGGCGACTTCTTCCTGGAGCCGGACGAGGCTCTGGAGGATATCCGCAACGCTGTCGAAGGTCTCTCTGCCGACGCGTCGTCGGAGCAGATTGCCGACGCTGTGAGGGCAGGTCTGCGGCCCGAGGCCATGATGCTCGGCTTCAGCCCGGAAGCGGTTGCGATTGCCGTCCGGCGGGCTTTGGGTGTTGCCCGCACATGGCGGGATTTCGAATGGCAGATCGTTGAAATGCCTGCGGTTTCCCCTGCCATGCATCTTGCGCTTGACGAGGTTCTGGCGCAGGAGGTTGCCGCCGGACGCCGCGCGCCAACATTACGCTTCTGGGAATGGGAACGCCCCGCCATCATCATCGGCGCATTTCAGTCACTGCGCAATGAAGTCGATATGGACGCAACGCGGGAATTCGGCGTCGAAACTGTCCGTCGCGTTACCGGTGGCGGCGCGATGTTTGTGGAACCCGGCAGTACCATCACCTATTCGCTTTATGCGCCGGGCGAACTCGTAGGGGATATGAGCTTCGCCGATTCCTACGCATTTCTGGATGATTGGGTGTTGAAAGCGCTCAACTCCCTCGGCATCGATGCTTTCTATAAACCGCTGAACGATATTTCGAGCTCCAAGGGCAAGATCGGCGGCGCGGCGCAGAAACGCTTTTCCAAGGGGACAGTTCTCCACCATGTCACCATGGCTTATGACATGGATGCCGAGAAGATGGTGAAGGTCCTGCGTATCGGGCGCGAGAAGTTGAGTGACAAGGGCACAGCCAGTGCAGTCAAGCGTGTCGACCCGGTGCGCAGCCAGACAGGACTGCCGCGCGAAGAAGTCATCAAGCGCATGAAGGATATGTTCGTGTCGCTGAATGGCGGCGTGAGCAGCAAGATTACGCCGGAAGAATATGCAGCTGCGGAAAAGCTTGCGGTCGAGAAATTCTCGACCCAGCAATGGTTACGTAATATTCCCTGA
- the abc-f gene encoding ribosomal protection-like ABC-F family protein codes for MIRIDNISKSNSHRILYIEASAALNRGEKIGLVGPNGAGKTTLFRMITGDELPDEGQVSVEKGVTVGYFDQNVGEMGGRSAVAEVMEGAGPVSVVAAELRELEAAMVDPDRMDEMDVIIERYGEVQARYEELDGYGLDGRAREVLAGLSFTQEMMDGDVGKLSGGWKMRVALARILLMRPDVMLLDEPSNHLDLESLIWLEAFLKNYDGALLMTSHDREFMNRIVTKIIEIDGGSLTTYSGDYGFYEGQRALNEKQQQAQFERQQAMLAKEIKFIERFKARASHASQVQSRVKKLEKIDRVEPPRRRQTVAFDFAPAPRSGEDVVSLKGVHKTYGSRTIYDGFDFMVRRRERWCIMGINGAGKSTLLKLVAGAAEPDKGNVNVGASVKLGYFAQHAMDVLDGDATILEWLEERFPKAGQAPLRALAGCFGFSGDDIEKKCRVLSGGEKARLVMAAMLFDPPNFLVLDEPTNHLDLDTKEMLIKALAAYEGTMLFVSHDRHFLGALSNRVLELTPDGIQQYGGGYTEYVERTGQEAPGLRS; via the coding sequence ATGATCCGCATCGACAATATCAGCAAGTCCAACAGCCATCGCATTCTCTATATCGAGGCTTCCGCCGCTTTGAACCGTGGCGAAAAGATCGGCCTTGTCGGTCCAAACGGTGCGGGCAAGACAACCCTGTTTCGCATGATCACCGGCGATGAACTGCCGGACGAAGGCCAGGTTTCCGTCGAAAAAGGCGTCACGGTCGGTTATTTCGACCAGAATGTCGGCGAAATGGGCGGTCGATCAGCCGTTGCGGAAGTGATGGAAGGTGCGGGGCCCGTCAGCGTAGTTGCGGCTGAACTTCGCGAGCTGGAAGCCGCGATGGTCGATCCGGACCGTATGGACGAGATGGATGTGATCATCGAGCGCTACGGTGAAGTGCAGGCGCGCTACGAGGAGCTGGATGGCTACGGTCTCGATGGCCGTGCGCGCGAAGTTTTGGCCGGTCTCAGCTTTACGCAGGAAATGATGGATGGCGATGTCGGCAAGCTCTCCGGCGGTTGGAAAATGCGTGTTGCGCTGGCGCGCATTCTGCTGATGCGCCCGGATGTGATGCTGCTCGACGAACCGAGCAACCATCTTGATCTCGAAAGCCTCATCTGGCTGGAAGCATTCCTCAAGAACTACGACGGCGCGTTGCTGATGACTTCGCACGACCGTGAATTCATGAACCGCATCGTGACCAAGATCATTGAAATCGATGGTGGTTCGCTCACGACCTATTCCGGCGACTATGGCTTCTATGAGGGCCAGCGGGCGCTGAACGAAAAGCAGCAGCAGGCACAGTTTGAGCGCCAGCAGGCCATGCTTGCCAAAGAAATCAAGTTTATCGAGCGCTTCAAGGCGCGCGCGTCCCACGCTTCGCAGGTTCAAAGCCGCGTAAAGAAGCTGGAGAAGATCGACCGCGTGGAGCCGCCACGCCGCCGCCAGACGGTCGCTTTCGACTTTGCCCCGGCGCCGCGTTCGGGTGAGGACGTTGTGAGCCTGAAGGGTGTGCACAAGACCTATGGCAGCCGCACGATCTATGACGGTTTTGACTTCATGGTTCGCCGCCGCGAACGGTGGTGCATCATGGGCATCAATGGTGCAGGAAAATCGACGCTGCTGAAACTGGTTGCAGGCGCTGCCGAGCCGGACAAGGGCAACGTCAATGTTGGCGCTAGCGTCAAGCTCGGCTATTTCGCGCAGCATGCGATGGATGTGCTCGACGGCGATGCAACGATACTGGAATGGCTGGAAGAGCGCTTCCCGAAGGCAGGGCAGGCCCCACTTCGCGCACTGGCTGGCTGCTTCGGATTCTCCGGTGACGATATCGAAAAGAAGTGCCGGGTGCTTTCGGGCGGTGAAAAGGCGCGTCTGGTCATGGCGGCCATGCTGTTCGATCCGCCGAATTTCCTGGTCCTGGACGAGCCGACCAACCACCTTGATCTCGATACGAAGGAAATGCTCATCAAGGCGCTTGCTGCCTATGAGGGAACGATGCTGTTCGTATCGCACGACCGGCATTTCCTCGGCGCTTTGTCGAACCGGGTTCTGGAACTGACACCGGATGGCATCCAGCAATATGGCGGCGGCTATACGGAATATGTGGAACGCACGGGGCAGGAGGCTCCGGGGTTGCGTTCATAG
- a CDS encoding glycosyltransferase family 2 protein — MVSDPLFSILLPTHSRVDVIGYAVQSVLNQTVKDFELLVVGDGCPPETRTILQGFNDPRIRFFDLPKAPHFGYANRNIALKESRGKFIAFMADDDLILPDHLEVLEEALSGGSALAYTQAIWISTDGIAAPFLTNLEFEDEREFFILHQNSIPASCFAYRADALSQRDVWPEDVSSAGDWRLWHEIIQKNPDDPLTYRRLPTVLHFSAHWKQSRSSGMPQLANFLDIADSADWWPTALRPNVPASMNEQSVFASMLFEEPVLWPAKIRRAATDLINRIAWDNIRFLHDDARRIEVLSEELRTLTERNNVLSEQLANQKAESNVHLEALSKSQQDVVKYTNEIDQLRNSTCWKLTAPLRNVVEFVRRQLGQDGKNSLRT; from the coding sequence ATGGTAAGCGATCCTCTGTTCTCGATATTGCTTCCTACCCATAGCCGGGTCGATGTAATCGGCTATGCGGTGCAATCAGTATTAAATCAGACAGTTAAGGATTTTGAACTACTCGTTGTCGGGGACGGATGCCCGCCCGAAACGCGTACAATTTTGCAAGGCTTCAACGACCCTCGGATTCGCTTTTTTGACCTGCCTAAGGCGCCGCATTTTGGCTATGCAAATCGTAATATTGCATTGAAAGAATCGCGCGGTAAATTCATCGCCTTCATGGCGGACGATGACCTAATATTGCCAGATCATCTGGAGGTATTGGAGGAGGCATTAAGCGGAGGAAGCGCGCTCGCGTATACTCAGGCAATTTGGATTTCGACAGATGGAATTGCGGCACCATTTTTGACAAATCTTGAGTTCGAAGATGAACGTGAATTCTTTATACTGCATCAAAACTCGATACCAGCCAGTTGCTTCGCTTACCGGGCAGACGCGCTGTCGCAAAGGGATGTTTGGCCAGAAGATGTTTCTTCCGCCGGCGACTGGCGGCTATGGCACGAAATTATCCAAAAGAACCCTGACGATCCATTGACTTATCGGCGCTTGCCGACAGTACTTCATTTTTCGGCACACTGGAAACAGTCACGAAGTTCAGGCATGCCTCAACTCGCCAATTTTCTTGATATCGCTGACAGCGCTGATTGGTGGCCCACCGCTCTCAGGCCCAACGTACCAGCTTCAATGAACGAGCAGAGTGTATTCGCATCAATGCTGTTTGAAGAGCCAGTCTTGTGGCCGGCAAAAATACGTCGTGCCGCAACCGATTTAATTAATAGGATTGCCTGGGACAACATTAGATTTTTACACGACGATGCTAGGAGGATCGAGGTACTATCTGAAGAATTACGCACACTAACTGAACGCAATAACGTACTTTCCGAGCAGCTTGCCAATCAAAAGGCGGAAAGCAACGTCCATTTGGAAGCGCTTTCAAAATCCCAACAAGATGTAGTAAAATATACGAATGAAATAGACCAACTCCGCAATTCAACTTGTTGGAAGCTCACAGCTCCGCTTCGAAATGTTGTTGAGTTTGTTCGCAGGCAGCTTGGCCAGGACGGAAAAAACTCTTTAAGAACGTGA
- a CDS encoding polysaccharide biosynthesis C-terminal domain-containing protein, which produces MNSLLDVTLDAAKQDQRTVDDNRRSVAPLLDGMSFYESIRHSDDRGSVTEIYDPRWNWHPDPMVFSYMFTIRPGMVKGWGLHKEHEDRYFVISGELELVLFDPRPESSTYNKICKVYLSGSQPRLVNVPKFVWHADHNIGNSELVVLNFPTIQYDHSKPDKYRLPLDTDLIPYDFGAAKGW; this is translated from the coding sequence ATGAATAGCCTACTTGATGTGACTCTTGACGCAGCAAAACAAGACCAGAGAACAGTTGACGATAATCGCCGCAGCGTTGCACCTCTGCTGGACGGGATGTCTTTCTATGAAAGTATCCGTCATAGTGATGACCGTGGCAGCGTAACGGAAATATATGACCCGCGCTGGAACTGGCATCCAGATCCGATGGTGTTTTCCTATATGTTCACGATACGCCCCGGCATGGTAAAAGGCTGGGGACTACATAAGGAGCACGAAGATAGATACTTTGTGATCAGCGGCGAATTAGAGCTTGTCTTATTTGATCCAAGGCCGGAATCGAGCACTTACAATAAAATTTGCAAAGTATATTTATCCGGAAGCCAGCCAAGGCTTGTAAATGTGCCGAAGTTTGTTTGGCATGCAGATCACAACATAGGTAACTCCGAACTCGTAGTGCTGAATTTCCCAACGATACAATATGATCATTCAAAACCAGATAAATACCGCCTCCCTCTCGATACGGATCTGATACCTTATGACTTCGGAGCAGCAAAGGGATGGTAA
- a CDS encoding sensor histidine kinase NtrY-like produces the protein MRCIDATLLGNMVNMSTANLTTDMNGEKQSSQGGEGRRLLALPGIITVVSALITASISFAILIGITPITPDRTVTLALVIINVALILFLILLICREVYRIVMARRLGKAASRLHVRIVALFSLIAAVPAIVVAIVASVTLNLGLDRWFDTNTRDIVSSSQSLTTAYIRETALNLQSTSYSMLQDLDAQRTIYSLDRGGFVQLMTLQTRGRGLLGAFLVRENGEVVVKSDTGVEDRLPPPTEDALKTAPDGKPVIIPPGNSNFVGAIIKMREIPDVYLYTVRAVDSQILDAMRLMEANTQRYQEMDANRIPTQIAFALLYFGLTLIVLLSAIWTGIAVADRLVRPIRLLIGASDDVAAGNLDISVPVRASDGDVGALSGTFNNMVAELKSQRNELISAKDQIDERRRFSEAVLSGVTAGVIGIETDGCISILNRSAEHMFGVTSDDAVGKSLTSIAPEIGQAFEVARSTGRAVHREQVSMTRGGVARTFNVQVTVEDTESEDHSYVVTVDDITDLVQAQRSSAWADVARRIAHEIKNPLTPIQLSAERIRRRYGKVITEDREVFDQCTDTIIRQVGDIGRMVDEFSAFARMPKPEMRLMDMREALREASFLIEVSRSDIRFQNDFGAEKLVGSFDSRLIGQAFGNVIKNASEAIDGLPKEDRAKEGEGGHILIRSYQADGQLVVDVIDNGKGLPGDDRQKLLEPYMTTREKGTGLGLAIVRKIVEDHGGHLELHDAPSDFHGGRGAMIRMVFPQAPANEAGANAGPAGEAGTNAENDQKNIAGQVI, from the coding sequence ATGCGTTGCATAGATGCAACGCTATTGGGTAACATGGTTAACATGAGCACGGCGAATCTGACGACGGACATGAACGGCGAGAAACAATCATCGCAAGGCGGCGAGGGGCGCAGGCTTCTGGCGCTGCCGGGTATCATCACTGTTGTTTCAGCGCTGATTACGGCATCGATATCCTTCGCCATTCTGATTGGCATTACCCCGATCACGCCTGACCGGACGGTAACGCTGGCATTGGTCATTATCAATGTCGCGTTGATTCTGTTCCTCATTCTGCTGATTTGCCGCGAAGTCTATCGCATCGTCATGGCCCGCCGGCTTGGAAAGGCCGCTTCGCGCCTGCATGTCCGCATCGTCGCGCTGTTTTCGTTGATTGCGGCGGTTCCTGCCATCGTGGTGGCCATCGTTGCTTCCGTAACGCTCAATCTGGGTCTGGATCGCTGGTTTGACACCAATACCCGAGACATTGTGAGTTCATCGCAGAGCCTGACCACCGCCTATATCCGCGAAACCGCGCTTAACCTGCAAAGCACGTCCTATTCGATGCTGCAGGATCTCGATGCGCAGCGCACCATCTACAGTCTTGATCGTGGCGGCTTCGTCCAGTTGATGACGTTGCAGACGCGCGGTCGCGGTCTGCTCGGTGCGTTCCTGGTGCGTGAAAATGGTGAAGTGGTCGTCAAAAGCGATACCGGCGTCGAAGATCGCTTGCCCCCGCCGACTGAAGATGCACTGAAGACGGCACCGGACGGCAAGCCGGTCATCATCCCGCCGGGAAACAGTAATTTCGTCGGCGCAATTATCAAGATGCGCGAAATACCGGACGTCTATCTCTATACGGTTCGCGCCGTGGATTCGCAGATTCTCGACGCCATGCGCCTGATGGAAGCCAACACCCAGCGCTATCAGGAAATGGATGCGAACCGCATTCCAACGCAGATCGCGTTCGCGCTGCTCTATTTCGGTCTGACGCTGATCGTTCTGCTTTCGGCGATCTGGACCGGTATTGCTGTTGCTGACCGGCTGGTGCGCCCGATCCGTCTGCTGATCGGCGCGTCGGACGACGTGGCGGCTGGTAACCTCGATATCTCGGTTCCGGTACGCGCTTCGGACGGTGATGTCGGCGCATTGTCCGGCACTTTCAACAACATGGTCGCGGAACTTAAGAGCCAGCGTAACGAGTTGATTTCCGCCAAGGACCAGATCGATGAGCGCCGTCGCTTCTCTGAAGCCGTGCTTTCCGGTGTGACGGCAGGCGTCATCGGCATCGAAACAGATGGCTGTATCTCCATTCTGAACCGTTCCGCAGAGCATATGTTCGGTGTCACATCGGATGATGCTGTTGGCAAAAGCCTTACCAGCATTGCGCCAGAGATTGGGCAGGCTTTCGAGGTCGCCCGTTCAACGGGACGTGCCGTACACCGCGAGCAGGTCAGCATGACCCGCGGCGGCGTGGCGCGCACGTTCAACGTGCAGGTGACCGTCGAGGATACGGAATCCGAAGATCATTCCTATGTGGTGACCGTGGATGACATCACCGATCTGGTGCAGGCACAGCGTTCGTCGGCCTGGGCGGATGTCGCCCGCCGCATTGCGCATGAGATCAAGAATCCGCTCACGCCGATCCAGCTTTCAGCCGAACGCATTCGCCGCCGTTACGGCAAGGTGATCACCGAGGATCGCGAGGTTTTCGACCAGTGCACGGATACGATCATCCGCCAGGTGGGAGATATCGGGCGCATGGTCGATGAATTCTCCGCCTTTGCCCGCATGCCGAAGCCGGAAATGCGGCTTATGGACATGCGCGAGGCATTGCGCGAAGCCTCGTTCCTGATTGAAGTCAGCCGCAGCGATATTCGCTTCCAGAACGATTTCGGAGCGGAAAAACTGGTCGGTTCCTTCGACAGCCGCCTGATCGGGCAGGCGTTCGGCAATGTCATCAAGAATGCCAGCGAAGCCATTGACGGACTTCCGAAGGAAGATCGCGCCAAGGAAGGCGAAGGCGGGCATATCCTCATCCGTTCCTATCAGGCGGACGGGCAACTGGTTGTCGATGTTATTGACAATGGCAAGGGCCTGCCGGGCGACGACCGCCAGAAGCTGCTCGAACCTTATATGACGACGCGCGAGAAGGGCACTGGCCTTGGTCTCGCGATTGTCCGCAAGATCGTCGAGGATCATGGCGGGCATCTGGAATTGCATGACGCGCCTTCGGATTTCCACGGAGGCCGAGGCGCGATGATACGCATGGTCTTCCCGCAAGCGCCTGCCAACGAAGCTGGTGCGAATGCGGGACCTGCCGGCGAGGCTGGCACCAATGCGGAAAATGACCAAAAGAACATAGCTGGACAGGTGATTTGA
- a CDS encoding ABC transporter substrate-binding protein, with protein sequence MRVLKRIAVAASIVGIAATASGLVIGAATAEEPLKLVIGTEGAYPPFNFTNPDGSLSGFDVDIARALCEEMKAECTFITQEWDGTIPALQAGKFDAYVSSMSITDERKKQVDFSNKYYNTPPGIAVPKDSDIKGVTKEDLAGKTIGVQVSTTHANYAEHAFTDSTIKAYPTAEEYRLDMANGRLDAVNDDSVTLSEWLKTPDGACCKMVGTYPSDDNIHGVGVGVALKKGRPELVEKFNNAIKAIRANGKYKEVNDKYFDFDAYGAEN encoded by the coding sequence ATGCGCGTATTAAAGCGTATCGCTGTGGCAGCTTCGATTGTGGGGATCGCGGCAACGGCAAGTGGTTTGGTGATCGGCGCGGCAACTGCCGAAGAGCCATTGAAACTTGTAATCGGAACGGAAGGCGCCTATCCGCCGTTCAATTTCACCAATCCGGATGGCTCGCTGTCGGGCTTTGATGTCGATATTGCAAGGGCGCTCTGCGAGGAAATGAAAGCCGAGTGTACATTCATCACGCAGGAGTGGGATGGCACTATTCCGGCACTTCAGGCCGGAAAGTTTGACGCTTATGTATCCTCCATGTCGATCACGGATGAGCGCAAGAAGCAGGTCGACTTCTCCAATAAGTATTACAACACGCCTCCCGGCATCGCGGTACCCAAGGACAGCGACATCAAGGGTGTGACCAAGGAAGACCTTGCCGGCAAGACAATTGGCGTTCAGGTGTCAACGACGCACGCCAACTATGCCGAACACGCCTTCACCGACAGCACGATCAAGGCTTATCCGACTGCCGAAGAATACCGGCTCGATATGGCCAATGGTCGCCTTGATGCCGTCAACGACGACAGTGTAACGCTGAGCGAATGGCTGAAGACGCCGGATGGTGCCTGCTGCAAGATGGTCGGCACTTATCCGTCCGACGACAACATCCATGGTGTTGGCGTCGGCGTTGCCTTGAAGAAGGGCCGCCCTGAACTGGTCGAAAAGTTCAACAATGCCATCAAGGCGATCCGCGCGAACGGCAAGTACAAGGAAGTCAACGACAAGTACTTTGATTTCGACGCTTACGGCGCTGAAAACTGA
- a CDS encoding GNAT family N-acetyltransferase: MRPENLVIRAVEATDAEGLTRLQNMPGFRFGTLRTPFQRLETTKKWLDSLGPESTVIVATINEEIVANAGLLRRTGRRSHTAGIIMGIDDQYVGKGIGTALMTELIEIADNWLGLKRLELTVYVDNVAAIHLYEKFGFVPEGIHVKDAFRAGEFVDSLAMARLNF; the protein is encoded by the coding sequence ATGCGACCTGAAAATCTCGTCATTCGCGCAGTAGAAGCTACGGATGCTGAAGGTCTCACCCGCCTGCAGAACATGCCGGGATTTCGGTTCGGCACTTTACGCACGCCGTTCCAGCGCCTTGAGACCACGAAGAAATGGCTGGATTCGCTCGGACCGGAATCGACGGTGATTGTTGCGACGATCAATGAGGAGATCGTCGCAAACGCTGGCTTGCTGCGGCGCACCGGAAGACGGAGCCATACCGCAGGCATTATAATGGGAATAGACGACCAGTATGTCGGCAAGGGGATAGGCACGGCACTTATGACCGAGCTGATCGAGATCGCCGATAACTGGCTCGGTCTGAAGCGGCTTGAACTGACCGTTTATGTCGACAATGTCGCCGCGATCCATCTCTATGAGAAGTTCGGTTTCGTCCCGGAGGGCATTCACGTGAAGGATGCTTTCCGAGCCGGAGAGTTTGTCGATTCACTTGCAATGGCCAGGCTCAATTTCTGA